GAATTAGAAAAAGTAGTATCGGGCGAAATATATATATAATTTTTATTTTATGATATTATCTTGCGATATAGGCAACTCATCGTCATCATTCGGCATATTTGAAGATGCGAAATATAATCCTACAGAAACCTTCAGAATAGACACGAAAAAAATTTCTACGGAGCAGGATTTAAAAAAGTTTTTGTCGAAAAATACCTCCGTAAAAAATTTGTCTGGAATATGCATTTCATCGGTAGTGCCTTCTGCAAACCCTATTTACGAGAATTTTTTTAACAAAATAAAGTTAAAGCCTTTTTTTATCTTGCCCGAAATAAAGTTAAATATAACTCTTTGCATTGAAAACTTTGCTAAACTGGGTTCGGACAGGATAGCAAACTCTTGCTGGTCTCATTTTTATAATCAAAATTCACCGGAGAAAAAATTCCAGATAATAATAGATATCGGGACTGCCGTAACCATAGATTCGTTAAATAAAAGCGGGGATTTCTTAGGCGGCATCATATATCCAGGCATAAATTCTCTTGCAAATTGCCTATATGAATCTACGGAAAAACTGCCCTTAATTAAAATAAATAAACCTAAAAATTTAATCGGCACAAATACCGAATCTGCAATCCAATCCGGTATTTATAACGGAATCTTATATTTAATAAAAGGGTTCGTAAGCGATATATGTGATTTTTACGGCGTTTGCGGCAATAAAAATATCCGGCTTATCTTTACCGGCGGACAATCTTCGTTGATTTTTAACGACTTAAATATCGATGCCGAAAATATAATCGATGAATTTTGTACGCTTAAAGGAATAAAATATCTATACGATATAAATAAATAACTTATGTTCCTTCCTGCCATGATTTAAGATATTTTATCTGCTCTTTCGTCAGTTTATCAATCTCTATATCCATAGACTTAAGTTTTAAAGAGGCTATTCTTTCGTCGATTTCCTTAGGAACATCGTAAACGCCAGGAAGCATTGTTTTTCCAAGAACCGCAAATTCCGCGGAGAGAGCCTGCACTGAAAAACTCATATCCATAACGCTTGCCGGATGTCCATGTGCGCTTGCAAGATTAATGAGCCTTCCTTCAGCAAGTAAATATATTCTTTTGCCGTTTTTCAGCGTATATTCTTCGACAAAATCTTTTGCCGTTTTTACCGATTTGGCTATTTTCTTTAATCCCTTAATATTTATTTCTACGTCGAAATGACCTGAGTTGCATACTATAGCGCCGTCTTTCATGTTTTGAAAATGCTCGACGTCTATAACGTTTATATCGCCGGTAACGGTGCAAAATATATCGCCCACTTTTGCCGCTTCGGTTCCTTTCATTACTCTAAAACCGTCCATTACGGCTTCAAGCGCTTTAACCGGATCTACTTCCGTTACTATTACGTTAGAACCTATTCCTCTGGCTCTAAGCGCAAGCCCCTTGCCGCACCAGCCATAACCCAAAACTACAAAGTTTTTACCCGCAAGCAGTTTATCCGTCGCCCTGATTATTCCGTCTATGGTCGACTGTCCGGTGCCGTATCTGTTGTCGAAAAGATGTTTTGCATCCGCATCGTTTACGGCAATAACCGGTATTTTAAGCTCTCCTGCTTCCTGCATAGAACGCAGTCTGATTACGCCTGTAGTAGTTTCTTCCATAGAGGCTTTTATGTTTTTTATCAGTTTTTTATGCTTTTTATGTATTACAGATATTAAGTCTGCTCCGTCGTCTAACGTTACGTTAGGTTCTTTGCTAAGAACGCTTTCTATATGACTGTAATAAGTGTCGGAATCTTCCCCTTTTATAGCATAAACGTCTATTCCGAAATCTTTTGTAAGAGAAGCGGCTACATCGTCCTGCGTCGAAAGAGGGTTTGATGCGCAAAGATATATTTCGGCGCCGCCTTCTTTCAAAGTTCTGGCAAGATTTGCGGTTTCCGCCGTTACATGCAGACAGAGCCCCATTTTTAAACCCTTAAAAGGTTTATTGTCAACAAACTGTTCTTTTATTAAACCTAGAACGGGCATATCCTGTTCTGCCCATAAAATTCTCTCTTTACCTTCTTTTGCAAGTTTAATATCTTTTATATCCGACATCCAGCCTCCATTATTATATTAAATTTTATACATGTTCTTTGACTTTGCTTAAATTAGCCGATACTTCTTTGATTTCCTCAATTTTAAGAAGTTTTTCCCAGACGAAATCTTCGTCGAATCTGCCAAAATGACCATAATTAGATGTTTTAGAGTAAATAGGCCTTAAAAGATCTAATGTTTTAACTATATTATATGGTTTTAAGCTGAAAACTTCCAATACGGCATCGGAAATCGCTTCATCGGGATAGATCCCCGTTCCGAAAGTATTTGCCATAACCGAAACCGGCTCGGCGATTCCTATAGCATAAGCTATTTGAACTTCGCATTTTTTTGCTATACCGCTTCCGACTATATTTTTGGCTATATATCTTGCCATGTACGAACCGCTTCTGTCGACTTTAGAAGGGTCTTTTCCTGAAAAAGCACCTCCGCCGTGTCTACCCATCCCTCCGTACGTATCGACTATTATCTTTCTTCCGGTTAAACCTGTATCTCCGTTTGGCCCGCCTATTACGAAACGACCTGTAGGATTAATAAAAAACTTCGTATCTTTATCCATAAGGTCGGCAGGTATCGTTTTATCTATAACCTCTGCGAT
The DNA window shown above is from Candidatus Acidulodesulfobacterium acidiphilum and carries:
- a CDS encoding adenosylhomocysteinase, coding for MSDIKDIKLAKEGKERILWAEQDMPVLGLIKEQFVDNKPFKGLKMGLCLHVTAETANLARTLKEGGAEIYLCASNPLSTQDDVAASLTKDFGIDVYAIKGEDSDTYYSHIESVLSKEPNVTLDDGADLISVIHKKHKKLIKNIKASMEETTTGVIRLRSMQEAGELKIPVIAVNDADAKHLFDNRYGTGQSTIDGIIRATDKLLAGKNFVVLGYGWCGKGLALRARGIGSNVIVTEVDPVKALEAVMDGFRVMKGTEAAKVGDIFCTVTGDINVIDVEHFQNMKDGAIVCNSGHFDVEINIKGLKKIAKSVKTAKDFVEEYTLKNGKRIYLLAEGRLINLASAHGHPASVMDMSFSVQALSAEFAVLGKTMLPGVYDVPKEIDERIASLKLKSMDIEIDKLTKEQIKYLKSWQEGT
- a CDS encoding type III pantothenate kinase, translating into MILSCDIGNSSSSFGIFEDAKYNPTETFRIDTKKISTEQDLKKFLSKNTSVKNLSGICISSVVPSANPIYENFFNKIKLKPFFILPEIKLNITLCIENFAKLGSDRIANSCWSHFYNQNSPEKKFQIIIDIGTAVTIDSLNKSGDFLGGIIYPGINSLANCLYESTEKLPLIKINKPKNLIGTNTESAIQSGIYNGILYLIKGFVSDICDFYGVCGNKNIRLIFTGGQSSLIFNDLNIDAENIIDEFCTLKGIKYLYDINK